The following are from one region of the Aspergillus luchuensis IFO 4308 DNA, chromosome 4, nearly complete sequence genome:
- a CDS encoding uncharacterized protein (COG:S;~EggNog:ENOG410PR6R;~InterPro:IPR036867,IPR025952,IPR039629;~PFAM:PF13902;~go_function: GO:0003676 - nucleic acid binding [Evidence IEA]): protein MAIHPNFPSETNPRGSLSPQQARAISAWTEQAAASLESLTLSESVPITDSNVVFSQSTPTRASVRGTTVSLSIPLDDPVPTVGSPSAPKVKVLAQPTKETQVASVSFRRREPLRRDSLKRREALLKGKDGSRRRQRWENDRLLNNPWAEPPSSKDWDIQATHTRHDPMPYYLAPLWDNHYAHLDHRSSQQMETRTEKHRVPKELRQRLKHARAARGILQDIEEDIRQFIQRWNEKQGLLKQEGLADAPQSSDSESEDEIVFVGRNGLMHDSPQRRARLQKMREAMSAHHEHDGQKMVFESLVDDRAAGFGRWLVHSIASYYGLHTWSVTVGEPARREAYVGFYPPAPGSRAGPVSPPAGSKACRQEAMIQPGDELPQPLWTQV from the exons ATGGCCATTCATCCGAATTTCCCATCTGAAACGAATCCGAGAGGATCTCTCTCGCCACAGCAGGCTCGCGCCATCTCCGCTTGGACTGAACAGGCAGCTGCATCCTTGGAGAGTCTGACTCTCTCGGAGTCAGTACCGATCACCGATTCGAATGTGGTCTTTTCCCAGTCCACTCCTACGCGCGCAAGCGTGCGCGGCACCACAGTCTCGCTATCAATTCCCCTAGATGACCCAGTACCGACAGTGGGAAGCCCTTCCGCGCCTAAGGTCAAGGTCCTAGCCCAGCCAACCAAGGAGACCCAGGTGGCGTCGGTGAGCTTCCGCCGCCGCGAGCCGCTTCGCCGTGATAGCCTCAAGAGGCGCGAAGCCTTGttgaagggaaaggatggTAGTCGTCGCAGACAGCGTTGGGAGAATG ATCGTCTTCTGAATAATCCGTGGGCTGAGCCACCTTCCTCCAAGGATTGGGATATCCAGGCCACCCACACTCGTCACGACCCTATGCCTTACTACCTTGCGCCTCTCTGGGACAACCACTATGCGCATCTGGACCATAGGTCATCCCAGCAGATGGAGACCCGGACTGAGAAGCATCGTGTTCCTAAGGAGCTGCGACAGAGACTAAAGCATGCACGTGCCGCACGTGGTATACTTCAGgatattgaagaagacatTAGACAATTCATCCAGCGATGGAACGAGAAGCAAGGTTTGCTGAAGCAGGAGGGTCTGGCAGATGCCCCACAGTCATCCGACAGTGAATCCGAAGACGAGATCGTGTTTGTGGGTCGAAACGGCCTGATGCATGACTCGCCCCAGAGAAGAGCAAGACTGCAAAAGATGCGTGAGGCAATGAGTGCTCATCATGAGCATGATGGGCAGAAGATGGTGTTTGAGAGTCTGGTCGACGACCGGGCAGCTGGATTCGG TCGCTGGCTCGTCCATTCCATCGCGTCGTATTACGGCTTGCACACTTGGTCTGTCACCGTCGGGGAACCTGCCCGCCGCGAGGCTTACGTTGGCTTCTATCCGCCAGCCCCAGGCAGTCGAGCAGGACCCGTATCCCCACCGGCCGGGTCGAAGGCATGCCGTCAGGAAGCGATGATTCAGCCCGGCGACGAACTGCCTCAACCGCTCTGGACGCAGGTGTGA